A single Gambusia affinis linkage group LG20, SWU_Gaff_1.0, whole genome shotgun sequence DNA region contains:
- the LOC122822769 gene encoding uncharacterized protein LOC122822769, with product MRSENMSDPTTDSYPTSSTFIPTFSSTAALASSSGTTNTYVHDITAADGLTSRTNQAYSAVALLGFCAGCFVVFSFVQTFRAQRRLAWLDCLLWVFCGLQLLLLLLSLHIVAHRPKYMPNSPLGCAALSFAVNAASLCGVLVLVLMAFVLTLDPPSNAPLRKPSVCVALVLLASAAVSLLLAGLRGLPPGQDCVMDPAPAGIAYAAAKLSLAVLVPYALQVGLLVSGCVRQWRSKGRFLSGSEEGPVFLTITVLVFLCQLFHCAALLRAAGLVQNGQESRLERAFLTVAECVLFSGSSGSMVLVLVLHRPSRESLQGALRQLRDCCRRPGRAQPNRNIIAPQIEITDTLQDMES from the coding sequence TCTGACCCGACCACCGACTCCTACCCGACCAGCTCCACCTTCATCCCCACCTTCAGCTCCACCGCTGCCCTGGCCTCCAGCTCAGGAACCACCAACACCTACGTCCATGACATCACGGCCGCAGACGGCCTGACCTCCAGAACCAACCAGGCCTACAGCGCCGTGGCCCTGCTGGGTTTCTGCGCCGGCTGCTTCGTCGTCTTCAGCTTCGTCCAGACCTTCCGGGCCCAGCGGCGGCTGGCCTGGCTCGACTGCCTCCTCTGGGTCTTCTGcggcctccagctgctgctgctgctcctgtcGCTGCACATCGTGGCGCACCGACCCAAATACATGCCGAACTCACCGCTGGGCTGCGCCGCGCTCTCCTTCGCAGTCAACGCCGCGTCTCTCTGCGGTGTTTTGGTCTTGGTGCTGATGGCGTTCGTCCTCACTCTGGACCCGCCGTCCAACGCGCCGCTGCGGAAGCCGTCGGTCTGCGTGGCGCTGGTGCTGCTGGCCTCGGCGGCGGTGAGCCTGCTGCTGGCAGGGCTTCGGGGCCTGCCGCCCGGGCAGGACTGCGTCATGGATCCGGCCCCGGCCGGGATCGCGTACGCAGCGGCGAAGCTTTCTCTGGCGGTTCTGGTTCCCTACGCCCTGCAGGTTGGACTTCTGGTCAGCGGCTGCGTTCGCCAGTGGCGATCCAAAGGCCGGTTCCTGTCAGGCTCGGAGGAGGGTCCGGTCTTTCTGACCATCACGGTGCTGGTGTTCCTCTGCCAGCTGTTCCACTGCGCGGCGCTGCTGCGGGCGGCCGGGCTGGTCCAGAACGGCCAGGAGAGCCGCCTGGAGCGGGCCTTTCTGACCGTGGCGGAGTGCGTCCTGTTCTCCGGCAGCAGTGGCAGCATGGTGCTGGTTCTGGTGCTGCACCGGCCCAGCCGGGAgagcctgcagggggcgctgcggCAGCTGCGGGACTGCTGCCGGAGGCCCGGCCGCGCTCAGCCCAACAGGAACATCATAGCGCCGCAGATCGAGATCACAGACACGCTGCAGGACATGGAGTCATAG